A window of Longispora fulva contains these coding sequences:
- a CDS encoding ATP-dependent DNA ligase, which yields MDLPVMPPLLPMLAKPVPAIPSGQFYEPKWDGFRAIVFRDGDEVEIGSRNTKSMVRYFPELVEAVRAQVPPRCVLDGEIIVASTSHSGLDFEALQQRIHPAASRVRLLAGSTPALFVAFDLLALGDADLTGQPFNARRASLEEALAGVDGPVHLTPTTTDETVAARWFEQFEGAGLDGLIAKKPDLLYQPDKRLMSKVKHERTADCVVAGYRVHTSGPDAIGSLLLGLYSPDGSLAFVGVIGAFPMATRRSLLQELAPLVTSAEDHPWTWAAQEAGTRTPREAERSRWSATKDLSFVALRPERVVEVAYDHMEGPRFRHTTQFRRWRPDRDPASCTYAQLEEPVRFDLREVLSAGSR from the coding sequence ATGGACCTGCCCGTGATGCCGCCGCTGCTTCCCATGTTGGCGAAACCGGTGCCCGCGATCCCGTCGGGCCAGTTCTACGAACCCAAATGGGACGGCTTCCGCGCCATCGTGTTCCGCGACGGCGACGAGGTCGAGATCGGCAGCCGCAACACCAAGTCCATGGTCCGGTACTTCCCGGAGCTCGTCGAGGCCGTCCGCGCCCAGGTCCCGCCCCGCTGCGTGCTCGACGGGGAGATCATCGTGGCGTCGACCAGCCACTCCGGCCTGGACTTCGAGGCGCTCCAGCAGCGGATCCACCCGGCGGCGTCCCGGGTCCGGCTGCTCGCGGGGAGTACCCCCGCGTTGTTCGTCGCTTTCGATCTGCTCGCGCTCGGGGACGCGGATCTCACCGGTCAGCCGTTCAACGCCCGCCGGGCTTCTCTGGAAGAGGCCCTGGCCGGGGTCGACGGCCCGGTGCACCTGACCCCGACGACCACCGACGAGACCGTGGCCGCCCGCTGGTTCGAGCAGTTCGAGGGGGCCGGGCTCGACGGCCTGATCGCGAAGAAGCCCGATCTGTTGTACCAGCCGGACAAGCGCCTGATGTCCAAGGTCAAACACGAGCGCACCGCCGACTGCGTGGTCGCCGGCTACCGGGTGCACACGTCCGGCCCCGACGCGATCGGCTCCCTGCTCCTGGGCCTGTACTCACCCGACGGCTCCCTCGCCTTCGTCGGCGTGATCGGCGCGTTCCCGATGGCCACCCGGCGTTCGCTCCTCCAGGAGCTGGCCCCCCTGGTGACCTCGGCGGAGGACCACCCGTGGACATGGGCGGCACAGGAGGCCGGCACGCGGACGCCCCGGGAGGCCGAGCGCAGCCGGTGGAGCGCGACGAAGGACCTGTCGTTCGTCGCGCTGCGACCCGAACGGGTGGTGGAGGTGGCCTACGACCACATGGAGGGTCCCCGGTTCCGGCACACCACCCAGTTCCGCCGCTGGCGCCCGGACCGCGACCCCGCGTCGTGCACGTACGCCCAACTGGAGGAACCGGTCCGCTTCGACCTGCGTGAGGTCCTGTCCGCCGGCTCCCGATAG
- a CDS encoding type II toxin-antitoxin system PemK/MazF family toxin — translation MRTLWRAVTAPFRRKPAPAAPVATPGPPPGRPTPGTAPGAGQRARSRPGPVPAGGRHLVYAPQPDGQADPGEIVWTWVEYEDDPSQGKDRPVLVVGRDRDRLLGLMLSSQSERDGQRGWLALGPGSWDREQRPSWIRLDRVLDVPEKGIRREGAVLDRSRFDRVAQELRTHYGWA, via the coding sequence ATGCGCACCCTGTGGAGAGCCGTCACCGCACCGTTCCGTCGGAAGCCCGCGCCCGCCGCGCCGGTGGCCACGCCGGGACCGCCGCCCGGCCGGCCGACCCCCGGGACCGCACCGGGCGCCGGCCAGCGCGCGAGGTCCCGACCGGGCCCGGTGCCCGCCGGCGGCCGGCACCTGGTGTACGCGCCCCAGCCCGACGGCCAGGCCGACCCGGGCGAGATCGTCTGGACCTGGGTGGAGTACGAGGACGACCCGTCCCAGGGCAAGGACCGCCCGGTCCTCGTCGTCGGCCGCGACCGCGACCGGCTGCTCGGCCTGATGCTGTCCAGCCAGAGCGAACGCGACGGCCAGCGCGGGTGGCTGGCGCTGGGCCCGGGCTCGTGGGACCGGGAGCAGCGGCCGAGCTGGATCCGGCTGGACCGGGTGCTCGACGTGCCGGAGAAGGGGATCCGGCGCGAGGGCGCGGTCCTGGACAGGTCCCGCTTCGACCGCGTCGCCCAGGAACTCCGCACCCACTACGGCTGGGCCTGA